From Quercus lobata isolate SW786 chromosome 1, ValleyOak3.0 Primary Assembly, whole genome shotgun sequence, one genomic window encodes:
- the LOC115961700 gene encoding uncharacterized protein LOC115961700 isoform X4, with protein MEWKDFERFNKVVDEILERSDYVMISRNPFIKKSGWRKISFYFNFSFEIRDKTIELDEDQNVQRAEFVVRAYMQGGRFSDGWGSFERREKRFLKPNHDIPSTAETRAKNKSCQVYLFFLQLACA; from the exons ATGGAATGGAAGGATTTCGAAAGATTTAACAAAGTAGTTGATGAG ATATTGGAGAGAAGCGATTACGTGATGATTTCTAGAAACCCTTTCATAAAAAAGTCAG GGTGGAGGAAGATATCATTTTACTTCAACTTCTCTTTTGAAATCAGAGACAAGACTATTGAACTTGATGAAGATCAAAATGTTCAGCGTGCTGAATTTGTGGTTCGGGCATACATGCA AGGTGGTAGGTTCTCAGATGGGTGGGGCTCATTTGAGCGGCGTGAGAAgagatttttaaaaccaaatcaTGATATACCCAGTACAGCAGAGACTAgagcaaaaaataaatcatgCCAAGTATATCTTTTCTTCTTGCAGTTGGCTTGTGCCTAA
- the LOC115961700 gene encoding uncharacterized protein LOC115961700 isoform X1, which translates to MEWKDFERFNKVVDEILERSDYVMISRNPFIKKSGKRFWVSPLLLFQHEAVNITSGVCIKQGGGRYHFTSTSLLKSETRLLNLMKIKMFSVLNLWFGHTCSGRFSDGWGSFERREKRFLKPNHDIPSTAETRAKNKSCQVYLFFLQLACA; encoded by the exons ATGGAATGGAAGGATTTCGAAAGATTTAACAAAGTAGTTGATGAG ATATTGGAGAGAAGCGATTACGTGATGATTTCTAGAAACCCTTTCATAAAAAAGTCAGGTAAAAGATTTTGGGTATCTCCTCTCTTGCTGTTTCAACATGAAGCAGTAAACATAACATCCGGTGTCTGTATTAAGCAGGGTGGAGGAAGATATCATTTTACTTCAACTTCTCTTTTGAAATCAGAGACAAGACTATTGAACTTGATGAAGATCAAAATGTTCAGCGTGCTGAATTTGTGGTTCGGGCATACATGCA GTGGTAGGTTCTCAGATGGGTGGGGCTCATTTGAGCGGCGTGAGAAgagatttttaaaaccaaatcaTGATATACCCAGTACAGCAGAGACTAgagcaaaaaataaatcatgCCAAGTATATCTTTTCTTCTTGCAGTTGGCTTGTGCCTAA
- the LOC115961700 gene encoding uncharacterized protein LOC115961700 isoform X2: MFSSGTPYNNDNKYIVQILERSDYVMISRNPFIKKSGKRFWVSPLLLFQHEAVNITSGVCIKQGGGRYHFTSTSLLKSETRLLNLMKIKMFSVLNLWFGHTCSGRFSDGWGSFERREKRFLKPNHDIPSTAETRAKNKSCQDLLGIGEY, encoded by the exons ATGTTTAGCAGTGGTACACCATACAACAACGATAACAAATACATTGTGCAG ATATTGGAGAGAAGCGATTACGTGATGATTTCTAGAAACCCTTTCATAAAAAAGTCAGGTAAAAGATTTTGGGTATCTCCTCTCTTGCTGTTTCAACATGAAGCAGTAAACATAACATCCGGTGTCTGTATTAAGCAGGGTGGAGGAAGATATCATTTTACTTCAACTTCTCTTTTGAAATCAGAGACAAGACTATTGAACTTGATGAAGATCAAAATGTTCAGCGTGCTGAATTTGTGGTTCGGGCATACATGCA GTGGTAGGTTCTCAGATGGGTGGGGCTCATTTGAGCGGCGTGAGAAgagatttttaaaaccaaatcaTGATATACCCAGTACAGCAGAGACTAgagcaaaaaataaatcatgCCAA GACCTGCTTGGAATTGGAGAATATTGA
- the LOC115961700 gene encoding uncharacterized protein LOC115961700 isoform X3, translating into MFSSGTPYNNDNKYIVQILERSDYVMISRNPFIKKSGWRKISFYFNFSFEIRDKTIELDEDQNVQRAEFVVRAYMQGGRFSDGWGSFERREKRFLKPNHDIPSTAETRAKNKSCQVYLFFLQLACA; encoded by the exons ATGTTTAGCAGTGGTACACCATACAACAACGATAACAAATACATTGTGCAG ATATTGGAGAGAAGCGATTACGTGATGATTTCTAGAAACCCTTTCATAAAAAAGTCAG GGTGGAGGAAGATATCATTTTACTTCAACTTCTCTTTTGAAATCAGAGACAAGACTATTGAACTTGATGAAGATCAAAATGTTCAGCGTGCTGAATTTGTGGTTCGGGCATACATGCA AGGTGGTAGGTTCTCAGATGGGTGGGGCTCATTTGAGCGGCGTGAGAAgagatttttaaaaccaaatcaTGATATACCCAGTACAGCAGAGACTAgagcaaaaaataaatcatgCCAAGTATATCTTTTCTTCTTGCAGTTGGCTTGTGCCTAA